From the Hymenobacter yonginensis genome, one window contains:
- a CDS encoding saccharopine dehydrogenase C-terminal domain-containing protein codes for MTRITLLGAGRSASSLIQYLLRHAPTENWFLTVADANPAHLVPVLAAHSEYARAVPFALEDEALLQELVSGADIVLSMLPALLHGPVARMCVQLGRHLATASYVSEEIRGLDAAARAAGCTLLMECGLDPGLDHMSAMAVIEEIRERGGRITSFKSYCGGLMAPDSEGDNPWKYKFTWNPRNVVLAGQSTAKYLENGHPRYIPYQHLFARTESISVPGYGDFDGYANRDSLSYRAPYGLDDIPTILRGTLRRAGYCAAWHALVRLGLTDDTVHLGNAADLTWRELLESYLPVLVPRAATETALAAHCADYLGLSMAGPEMERLQWLGLFGEQPVGLANGTPAQLLERLLTQKWQLQPADHDMIVMQHLFEFELAGVRYGRTSSLVVLGDDATHTAMAKTVGLPLGMAVRRLARGEVAARGVLIPTGADLYQPILAELAADYGIRFEEHETAR; via the coding sequence ATGACCCGTATCACCCTGCTCGGGGCCGGCCGTTCGGCTTCCTCGCTGATTCAGTACCTGCTGCGCCACGCGCCCACCGAAAACTGGTTTCTCACCGTGGCCGATGCCAACCCAGCGCATCTGGTGCCGGTGCTGGCCGCGCACAGCGAATACGCCCGCGCCGTGCCTTTCGCGCTGGAAGATGAGGCCCTGTTGCAGGAGCTGGTAAGTGGCGCCGACATCGTTCTTTCGATGCTGCCGGCGCTGCTGCACGGGCCGGTAGCGCGCATGTGCGTGCAGCTGGGCCGCCACCTGGCCACGGCCAGCTACGTGAGTGAGGAAATCAGGGGCCTGGATGCGGCGGCGCGGGCGGCCGGGTGTACGCTGCTGATGGAATGCGGCCTCGACCCCGGTCTCGACCACATGTCGGCCATGGCCGTGATTGAGGAAATCCGGGAGCGGGGCGGCCGCATCACCTCGTTTAAGTCGTACTGCGGGGGGCTGATGGCGCCCGATTCGGAAGGGGATAATCCGTGGAAGTACAAGTTCACCTGGAACCCCCGCAACGTGGTGCTGGCCGGGCAAAGCACGGCCAAGTATCTGGAAAATGGCCATCCGCGCTACATCCCCTACCAGCACCTGTTTGCCCGCACCGAGTCGATATCGGTGCCCGGCTACGGCGACTTCGACGGCTACGCCAACCGCGACTCGCTCAGCTACCGCGCGCCCTACGGCCTCGACGATATTCCGACGATTCTGCGCGGCACACTGCGCCGGGCCGGTTACTGCGCCGCCTGGCACGCGCTGGTGCGCCTGGGCCTCACCGATGATACCGTGCATCTGGGCAATGCCGCCGACCTGACTTGGCGCGAGCTGCTGGAGTCGTATCTGCCGGTGCTGGTGCCGCGGGCCGCCACCGAAACCGCGCTGGCAGCCCACTGTGCCGACTATCTGGGGCTTTCGATGGCCGGGCCGGAGATGGAGAGGCTGCAGTGGCTGGGCTTGTTTGGGGAGCAGCCCGTGGGCCTGGCCAATGGCACGCCGGCCCAGCTGCTGGAGCGCCTGCTGACGCAGAAGTGGCAGCTGCAGCCCGCCGACCACGACATGATTGTGATGCAGCACCTGTTTGAGTTTGAGCTGGCGGGCGTGCGCTACGGCCGTACCAGCTCGCTGGTGGTGCTTGGGGATGATGCCACGCACACGGCCATGGCCAAAACGGTGGGCTTGCCGCTGGGCATGGCGGTGCGCCGCCTAGCGCGGGGCGAGGTGGCCGCCCGGGGCGTGCTCATCCCCACCGGTGCCGACCTCTACCAGCCGATTCTGGCAGAGCTGGCGGCCGACTACGGCATCCGGTTCGAGGAGCACGAAACCGCGCGCTAG
- a CDS encoding alpha/beta hydrolase — MAQEHHISVARTARYFQLGELTAATRQVWFVCHGYGQLAQYFIRHFAAISAADPSLVVVAPEGLSRFYLQGTSGRVGATWMTREDRLLEIDDYVGYLNQLAATLLPQASAEARVTVLGFSQGAATVSRWLARAPFRPARLVLWAGAFPPDMDFQAAGRLLRGLPVTLVCGDEDEFVSPADVEKQSAFLREFGVEPEILRFAGQHTLHAGLLQQLASRQL, encoded by the coding sequence ATGGCTCAGGAACACCACATATCGGTTGCGCGTACGGCGCGCTATTTCCAGCTGGGCGAGCTAACCGCCGCCACCCGGCAGGTGTGGTTTGTGTGCCACGGCTACGGCCAGCTGGCCCAGTATTTCATCCGGCACTTCGCGGCCATCAGCGCCGCCGATCCTTCTCTGGTGGTGGTGGCGCCCGAGGGCCTTTCGCGGTTCTACCTACAAGGTACCAGCGGCCGTGTGGGCGCCACCTGGATGACGCGTGAAGACCGGCTGCTCGAAATCGACGACTACGTCGGCTACCTCAACCAGCTGGCCGCCACCCTGCTGCCCCAAGCCTCGGCTGAGGCCCGGGTAACGGTGCTGGGCTTCTCGCAGGGCGCTGCTACAGTCAGCCGCTGGCTGGCGCGCGCGCCCTTCCGGCCGGCCCGGCTGGTGCTGTGGGCCGGCGCCTTCCCGCCCGACATGGACTTTCAGGCAGCCGGGCGGTTGCTGCGCGGCCTGCCCGTCACGCTGGTCTGCGGCGACGAAGACGAGTTTGTTTCGCCTGCTGATGTAGAGAAGCAAAGTGCGTTTCTGCGCGAATTCGGCGTAGAGCCTGAAATCCTGCGCTTCGCCGGCCAGCACACCTTGCACGCCGGCCTGCTGCAGCAGCTGGCCTCCCGACAGCTCTAA
- a CDS encoding ABC transporter ATP-binding protein, whose translation MIEIRNLSKAFGSQPVLHDVSLTLQTGTLHGLVGANGAGKTTLLHCLYGLHADYQGTVVETTGLPIRAHTGLLPYEPYFYPRLTGREYLEFTLQARGRAVGDFNGWNQLLELPLDQYAEEYSAGMKKKLALLALLVQPFRYLILDEPFNGLDLNANLLLMEILRRLRGQGVGILLTSHLLGSLTELCDELTVLADGTVRRRYTAADFGHVQADLLDEFYQEKLAQVHRLLPAEGQV comes from the coding sequence ATGATTGAGATTCGCAACCTGAGCAAAGCCTTTGGAAGCCAGCCGGTGCTGCACGATGTGAGCCTGACGCTGCAGACCGGCACCCTGCACGGCTTGGTGGGGGCCAACGGCGCCGGCAAAACCACGCTGCTGCACTGCCTCTACGGCCTGCACGCCGACTACCAGGGCACAGTGGTGGAAACCACCGGCCTGCCCATCCGCGCCCACACCGGGCTGCTGCCCTACGAGCCGTATTTCTACCCGCGCCTCACCGGCCGCGAATACCTGGAGTTCACGCTGCAGGCCCGCGGCCGGGCTGTGGGGGATTTCAACGGCTGGAACCAGCTGCTGGAACTGCCCCTCGACCAGTACGCCGAGGAGTATTCGGCCGGCATGAAGAAGAAGCTGGCGCTGCTGGCCTTGCTGGTGCAGCCCTTCCGCTACCTCATCCTCGACGAGCCCTTCAATGGCCTCGATCTGAATGCCAACCTGCTGTTGATGGAAATTCTGCGGCGACTGCGCGGGCAGGGCGTGGGCATTCTGCTGACCTCGCACCTGCTGGGCTCCCTCACCGAGCTCTGCGACGAGCTGACTGTGCTGGCTGACGGTACCGTGCGCCGCCGCTACACCGCCGCCGATTTCGGGCACGTGCAGGCCGATCTGCTCGACGAGTTCTACCAGGAAAAGCTAGCCCAGGTCCACCGGCTTTTGCCAGCTGAAGGCCAGGTCTGA
- the porT gene encoding type IX secretion/gliding motility protein PorT/SprT, whose amino-acid sequence MATPHFRHQLHLHRTQVSQVALAGLLALAVPLSGLAQNKSRSSASRGKGGRVKSITVQNLPGYDDKWFHPGFYIAPNFSSYKVEQSPEYIANFGTSRGVTANSKISPGFAVGFVGDARLNDYLNLRFAPGVSFITRQIEFKPDGYTPNPANDNDPDEILTQEVGATQVDLPLLVKFHSERRRNTRVYVVGGLKPSVNVGTRRKDPDRNQLSVASSDLAIEYGVGLDLFYPFFKFAPELRFSHGLSNQHQGVDNIYSRSIQSLRSNTVTLYLTFE is encoded by the coding sequence ATGGCAACCCCTCACTTTCGGCATCAGCTCCATTTACACCGCACTCAAGTAAGCCAGGTTGCATTGGCCGGCCTGCTGGCTCTGGCCGTGCCGCTCAGCGGGCTGGCGCAGAACAAGAGCCGGAGCAGCGCCAGCCGGGGCAAAGGCGGCCGCGTGAAGTCCATTACGGTGCAAAACCTGCCCGGCTACGACGACAAGTGGTTTCACCCCGGCTTCTACATTGCCCCGAACTTCTCGAGCTACAAGGTCGAGCAGTCGCCGGAGTATATCGCCAATTTTGGCACGTCGCGCGGCGTGACGGCTAATTCCAAGATCAGCCCTGGCTTTGCGGTGGGCTTTGTGGGCGATGCGCGGCTGAACGACTACCTGAATCTGCGCTTTGCGCCGGGCGTGAGCTTTATCACGCGCCAGATTGAATTCAAGCCAGATGGCTACACGCCAAATCCTGCCAACGATAATGACCCAGACGAAATCCTGACCCAAGAGGTAGGGGCCACGCAGGTGGATCTGCCGCTGCTGGTGAAGTTTCACTCGGAGCGTCGCCGCAATACGCGCGTGTACGTGGTGGGTGGCCTCAAGCCCAGCGTAAATGTGGGTACCCGTCGCAAAGACCCGGACCGCAACCAGCTGTCGGTGGCCAGCAGCGACCTGGCTATTGAGTATGGCGTGGGTCTCGACCTGTTTTACCCGTTCTTCAAGTTTGCCCCCGAGCTGCGTTTCTCGCATGGCTTGAGCAACCAGCACCAGGGCGTAGACAACATCTACAGCCGCAGCATTCAAAGCCTGCGCAGCAACACGGTGACGCTGTACCTGACCTTTGAGTAA
- a CDS encoding tRNA1(Val) (adenine(37)-N6)-methyltransferase encodes MANSYFQFKEFRIEQGACAMKVSTDACVLGAVAPVAGAQRLLDIGTGTGLLALMAAQRNAAAAIEAIELDPTAAAQAAANFRASPWAARLTLHAVPLAGLAATHPAPFDGIICNPPFFRHSLRSPDARRTTARHTTDDSLTFAELAQFAADFLTPAGHLTVLLPPPEMQHFEQAAAKAGLWPTTQLIVRHRAGSKPLRHITTFERQPAPLRQQELLIKGANEEYSQAFRELLGPFYLAL; translated from the coding sequence GTGGCCAATTCGTATTTTCAGTTCAAAGAGTTCCGGATTGAGCAGGGTGCGTGCGCCATGAAGGTGAGCACCGACGCCTGCGTGCTGGGTGCCGTGGCCCCGGTGGCCGGCGCCCAACGGCTGCTCGATATCGGGACGGGCACCGGCCTTTTGGCCCTGATGGCGGCTCAGCGCAATGCCGCCGCGGCCATCGAGGCCATTGAGCTGGACCCCACCGCCGCCGCGCAGGCCGCTGCCAACTTCCGAGCCAGCCCCTGGGCGGCCCGCCTCACGCTGCACGCGGTACCACTGGCCGGCCTGGCCGCCACCCACCCTGCTCCCTTCGACGGCATCATCTGCAACCCGCCTTTCTTCCGCCACTCCCTCCGCTCGCCCGACGCCCGGCGCACCACCGCCCGCCACACCACGGATGATTCACTGACCTTCGCGGAGCTGGCGCAGTTCGCAGCCGACTTCCTGACCCCAGCCGGCCACCTCACGGTGCTGCTGCCACCGCCTGAAATGCAGCACTTCGAGCAGGCCGCCGCCAAAGCTGGCCTCTGGCCGACCACCCAACTGATAGTGCGGCACCGGGCCGGCAGCAAGCCGCTGCGCCACATCACTACGTTTGAGCGCCAGCCTGCCCCGCTCCGGCAGCAGGAGCTGCTGATAAAAGGTGCCAATGAGGAGTATTCGCAGGCTTTTCGGGAATTGCTGGGGCCGTTTTATCTGGCGCTGTAG
- a CDS encoding OmpA family protein, with product MAQPALAQSTRQQLKTANKLFDQENYRASIPYYEQVLAKEPNNALALFRAGISYMSFDKEKASDYIYKAQKLKPKVSKDVEYWLGRVDHLNYNFDEAITHYQAYNATLKPKDTRKAQLAQLIQHSKNAKVQFNSPKDIFVKNLGPTINTPYSEHSPVISQDDKILLFTSRSDNMSAQSVAQDAKNNKKDKNLATDGQYYENIYEARRIDDENWEKPRSLSTVLNGKGHDASIQVFDNDTKLLMYRNDENGDIMYAEKSGADWTEPKKLNDNINSKAFESDAYITPDGRTIYFSTGKYSEDGTLDIYYATRQQGGDWGTAKPVAGINTKYDDDSPYLSKDGRTLYFASRGHNTMGGYDIFKSEYDSVGNKWGRPENMGYPVNTPDDDTYYRLSPNGSYAYLSSYRIGGYGEKDIYTINYIKNAIIRGKVFSKRDSTTVVPGVELVFSGTQADKTALSYRDVTKPETGDYQVNVLSGRTYQVAASKDGQNVATEEFAVPVSTNDSTVIEKNFYVDYVDTSTVAGVAMKPIYFDTDKYKLRAESITELNNIAAILAANPGVNISIEGHCDSRNTDEYNMVLGQNRANAAYNYLKKQGVGETRMVTVSYGERRPAAGNDTPENMQLNRRVEFRTILKEGEAMPTMTPPAAPTSATPVRTVPLQPGKSKVKMADGTKVKTKVDEDSDKVKVKTKGASDEKSKTVTKDGTIDAKTKDANGEKTKVKTDND from the coding sequence GTGGCCCAGCCTGCGCTGGCCCAGAGCACGCGCCAGCAGCTTAAGACGGCAAATAAGTTATTCGACCAAGAAAACTACCGGGCCTCTATTCCTTACTATGAGCAGGTACTGGCAAAGGAGCCCAACAATGCGTTAGCGCTGTTCCGCGCCGGCATTTCTTATATGTCGTTCGACAAAGAGAAAGCCAGCGACTACATCTACAAGGCTCAAAAGCTGAAGCCTAAAGTTTCGAAGGACGTAGAGTATTGGCTCGGCCGTGTCGACCACCTCAACTACAACTTCGATGAGGCCATCACGCACTACCAGGCTTACAACGCCACGCTGAAGCCCAAGGACACCCGCAAAGCCCAGTTGGCGCAGTTGATCCAGCACTCGAAAAACGCCAAGGTGCAGTTCAACAGCCCCAAGGACATCTTCGTGAAGAACCTAGGTCCCACGATCAACACGCCTTACTCGGAGCACAGCCCCGTGATTTCGCAGGACGACAAGATCCTGCTCTTCACGTCGCGCTCCGACAACATGAGTGCTCAGTCGGTTGCGCAGGACGCTAAGAACAACAAGAAAGACAAGAATCTGGCAACTGACGGCCAGTACTACGAAAATATTTACGAAGCGCGTCGCATCGACGACGAGAACTGGGAGAAGCCACGCTCGTTGAGCACGGTGCTCAACGGCAAAGGCCACGATGCTTCGATTCAGGTGTTCGATAACGACACCAAGTTGCTGATGTATCGCAACGACGAGAACGGCGACATCATGTACGCCGAGAAGTCGGGCGCTGACTGGACGGAGCCGAAGAAGTTGAACGACAACATCAACTCCAAAGCCTTCGAGTCGGACGCGTACATCACGCCGGACGGCCGCACCATCTACTTCTCTACGGGCAAGTACTCGGAAGACGGTACGCTGGACATCTACTACGCTACCCGTCAGCAGGGTGGCGACTGGGGCACGGCCAAGCCGGTTGCCGGCATCAACACCAAGTACGATGACGACAGCCCGTACCTGAGTAAAGATGGCCGGACGCTGTACTTCGCCTCGCGCGGCCACAACACCATGGGTGGCTACGACATCTTCAAGTCGGAGTATGATTCGGTAGGCAACAAATGGGGCCGCCCGGAGAACATGGGCTACCCTGTGAATACGCCCGATGATGACACCTACTACCGTCTGAGCCCGAACGGTTCGTATGCGTACCTGTCGTCGTACCGCATCGGTGGCTATGGTGAGAAGGACATCTACACCATCAACTACATCAAGAATGCCATCATCCGGGGCAAAGTGTTTAGCAAGCGCGACAGCACGACGGTAGTTCCCGGGGTGGAGCTGGTGTTCAGCGGCACGCAGGCCGATAAAACGGCCCTGAGCTACCGCGACGTAACCAAGCCAGAAACCGGCGACTATCAGGTGAACGTGCTTTCGGGCCGTACGTACCAGGTAGCTGCTTCCAAAGACGGCCAGAACGTAGCCACGGAGGAATTCGCAGTACCCGTATCGACTAACGATTCGACGGTTATTGAGAAAAACTTCTACGTTGACTACGTAGATACGAGCACGGTAGCTGGTGTGGCTATGAAGCCCATCTACTTCGATACCGACAAATACAAGCTGCGCGCTGAGAGCATCACGGAGCTGAACAACATTGCTGCTATTCTGGCTGCTAACCCTGGTGTGAACATCTCCATCGAGGGCCACTGCGACTCGCGCAATACCGACGAGTACAACATGGTACTGGGCCAGAACCGCGCCAATGCTGCTTACAATTACCTGAAGAAGCAGGGTGTAGGCGAAACCCGCATGGTAACGGTGAGCTACGGCGAGCGTCGTCCGGCTGCTGGCAACGATACGCCGGAGAACATGCAGCTTAACCGCCGCGTGGAGTTCCGCACGATCCTGAAAGAAGGCGAAGCCATGCCAACCATGACGCCTCCTGCCGCTCCAACCTCGGCTACTCCGGTGCGCACTGTGCCGCTGCAGCCCGGCAAAAGCAAGGTGAAGATGGCCGACGGCACGAAGGTGAAAACCAAAGTGGACGAGGACAGCGACAAAGTGAAAGTGAAAACCAAAGGCGCTTCGGACGAGAAAAGCAAAACGGTTACCAAAGACGGTACCATTGATGCCAAGACCAAAGACGCCAACGGCGAAAAGACCAAAGTGAAGACGGACAACGACTAA
- the ubiE gene encoding bifunctional demethylmenaquinone methyltransferase/2-methoxy-6-polyprenyl-1,4-benzoquinol methylase UbiE yields the protein MAVVPYKDDTAGKKSQVAHMFNSIAGKYDFLNHFLSAGTDIYWRRKAVSELKQLRPARILDIATGTADFAIETLRAASADAQVTGVDISEGMLAVGRKKLEAKGLTNRIRLELGDSENLPFPDGHFDAVTASFGVRNFENLAIGLAEMRRVLRPGGKLVILEFSKPTAFPMKQAYNFYFRHILPVFGKLISKDRAAYTYLPESVQAFPDGPDFLAILRQVGFTSPAWQPLTFGISSIYTALK from the coding sequence ATGGCCGTAGTACCTTACAAAGACGACACCGCTGGCAAAAAGTCGCAGGTGGCGCACATGTTTAACAGCATCGCCGGGAAGTATGACTTCCTCAACCACTTCCTGAGTGCGGGCACCGATATCTACTGGCGGCGCAAAGCCGTGAGCGAGCTGAAGCAGCTGCGGCCGGCCCGGATTCTGGATATTGCCACCGGTACCGCCGATTTCGCCATCGAAACGCTGCGGGCGGCCTCGGCCGATGCGCAGGTAACGGGGGTGGATATTTCGGAAGGCATGCTGGCGGTTGGGCGTAAGAAGCTGGAAGCAAAAGGCCTCACCAACCGAATCCGGCTGGAGCTGGGCGACTCGGAGAATCTGCCGTTTCCGGACGGCCACTTCGACGCCGTAACGGCTTCGTTTGGGGTGCGCAACTTCGAAAATCTGGCAATTGGCCTGGCCGAAATGCGGCGGGTGCTGCGGCCGGGTGGCAAGCTCGTGATTCTGGAGTTTTCCAAGCCCACGGCCTTTCCCATGAAACAGGCTTATAATTTTTACTTCCGGCATATTCTGCCGGTATTTGGTAAACTCATCTCCAAAGACCGCGCCGCCTACACGTACCTGCCCGAATCGGTGCAGGCTTTCCCGGACGGCCCCGACTTTCTGGCTATTCTCCGGCAGGTTGGCTTTACTTCTCCCGCATGGCAACCCCTCACTTTCGGCATCAGCTCCATTTACACCGCACTCAAGTAA
- a CDS encoding SDR family NAD(P)-dependent oxidoreductase encodes MKTAFITGASSGIGRATAVALAQAGFQLVVTGRRREKLEELARELANTPTHILTFDVRDRAAVEAAVGSLPAAFAEVDVLINNAGNAHGLAPIQDGNPDDWDAMLDGNVKGLLYVSRAVLPAMTRRQVGHIINIGSIAGIEAYANGNVYCASKAAVSMLTRTMRLDLLPHNIRVAEVNPGAVETDFSKVRFKGDEARAESVYKGFQPLVAQDVAEVIQFMVTRPPHVNVAEVLLLPTAQGAAATIRRES; translated from the coding sequence ATGAAAACTGCCTTCATCACCGGGGCTTCCTCGGGTATTGGCCGCGCTACGGCCGTAGCGCTGGCACAGGCCGGGTTCCAATTGGTCGTTACCGGGCGCCGCCGCGAGAAGCTGGAGGAACTTGCCCGGGAACTCGCCAATACACCCACGCATATTCTAACCTTCGACGTGCGCGACCGGGCGGCGGTGGAGGCTGCCGTCGGAAGTTTGCCTGCCGCGTTTGCTGAGGTAGACGTGCTGATCAACAACGCCGGCAATGCCCACGGCCTGGCCCCGATTCAGGACGGCAACCCCGACGACTGGGACGCCATGCTAGATGGCAACGTGAAGGGGCTGCTCTATGTGAGCCGGGCCGTGCTGCCCGCCATGACGCGCCGGCAGGTGGGCCACATTATCAATATCGGCTCCATTGCCGGCATTGAGGCCTATGCCAACGGCAACGTGTACTGCGCCTCCAAGGCGGCCGTATCGATGCTGACCCGCACCATGCGCCTGGATCTGCTGCCCCACAACATCCGGGTGGCAGAGGTGAACCCGGGCGCGGTGGAAACCGACTTCTCAAAGGTGCGCTTTAAAGGCGACGAAGCCCGGGCCGAGTCGGTGTACAAGGGCTTTCAGCCGCTGGTGGCGCAGGATGTGGCCGAAGTCATTCAGTTCATGGTGACCCGCCCGCCGCACGTAAACGTGGCCGAAGTGCTGCTGCTGCCAACGGCACAGGGCGCGGCTGCTACCATTCGGCGGGAGTCATAA
- the cdd gene encoding cytidine deaminase, giving the protein MAHPLHLTIHVEVLTEAELTPAEALTWQAARTATDQAYAPYSHFHVGASLLLDDGTIFRGTNQENAAFPSGLCAERTALFGLAASQPERRILGMAVAARPAAGDFVPVSSCGACRQVMAEYEHRQKQAIPLLMPGPDGSIYRFRSLSDLLPFGFSADDLPSKG; this is encoded by the coding sequence ATGGCCCACCCGCTCCACCTCACCATTCACGTAGAGGTTCTCACTGAAGCCGAGCTAACGCCCGCCGAAGCCCTTACCTGGCAGGCCGCCCGCACCGCCACCGACCAGGCCTACGCGCCTTATTCGCACTTCCACGTCGGCGCTTCCCTCCTGCTCGACGACGGCACCATCTTCCGGGGCACCAATCAGGAAAACGCGGCCTTCCCGTCGGGGCTTTGCGCCGAGCGCACCGCTCTGTTTGGGCTGGCCGCCTCGCAGCCCGAGCGGCGCATTCTGGGCATGGCCGTAGCCGCCCGCCCCGCCGCCGGCGACTTCGTGCCGGTATCGTCGTGCGGGGCCTGCCGCCAAGTGATGGCCGAGTACGAGCACCGCCAGAAGCAGGCCATTCCGCTGCTCATGCCCGGCCCCGACGGCAGCATCTACCGTTTCCGCAGCCTCTCCGACCTGCTGCCGTTTGGCTTCAGCGCCGACGATCTGCCGTCGAAAGGCTGA